One window of Triticum dicoccoides isolate Atlit2015 ecotype Zavitan chromosome 5A, WEW_v2.0, whole genome shotgun sequence genomic DNA carries:
- the LOC119299690 gene encoding probable protein phosphatase 2C 2, producing MVAGPEVMHQVVPMLEAQFRRCPVRGAEEVVVGVGVGVSSPPPPVDSQAQVDLEVPDLVKTPLETLQFVPKIRSGSFADIGPRRYMEDEHIRIDNLSGHLGSLLLCPSPNAFYGVFDGHGGSDAAAYMKRHAMRLFFEDSEFPEGLQEDEFFSESVANSIRKAFLSADLALADDSVISRSSGTTALTALIFGRQLLVANAGDCRAVLCRKGMAMEMSRDHRPTYEAERQRVTECGGYIEDGYLNGVLSVTRALGDWDMKMPQGSQSPLIAEPEFQQTILTEDDEFLIIGCDGIWDVMTSQQAVTLVRKGLRRHDDPERCARELAMEAKRLQTFDNLTVIVICFASELGGCLRTSEEASSRRIRSCKSLSAEALCNLRRLLESDQ from the exons ATGGTTGCCGGGCCGGAGGTCATGCATCAGGTCGTTCCGATGCTGGAGGCGCAGTTCCGCCGGTGCCCCGTCAGAGGGGCCGAGGAGGTCgtcgtcggggtcggggtcggggtgtcgtcgccgccgccgccggtcgaTTCGCAAGCGCAGGTCGACCTCGAGGTGCCCGATCTG GTCAAGACGCCTTTGGAGACGCTACAGTTTGTCCCCAAGATTAGATCTGGGAGCTTCGCTGATATTGGACCTAGGCGGTACATGGAAGATGAGCATATCAGAATTGATAATCTTTCTGGTCATCTTGGCTCACTATTGCTGTGCCCGTCCCCTAATGCCTTCTATGGG GTTTTTGATGGCCATGGAGGTTCAGATGCAGCAGCCTACATGAAAAGGCATGCCATGAGGTTGTTCTTTGAGGATTCAGAGTTCCCAGAAGGATTGCAAGAAGATGAATTCTTTTCTGAATCTGTTGCGAACTCAATCCGCAAAGCGTTCTTGAGTGCAGACCTTGCTCTTGCAGACGATTCAGTCATCAGCCGATCGTCGGGAACCACAGCTCTTACAGCTTTGATCTTTGGAAG GCAGTTGTTGGTTGCAAATGCTGGGGATTGCCGAGCAGTTCTATGCAGGAAAGGCATGGCTATGGAGATGTCCCGTGATCACAGGCCAACATATGAAGCAGAGCGTCAAAGGGTCACTGAGTGTGGGGGATACATCGAAGACGGCTACCTCAACGGAGTATTGTCGGTGACTCGTGCTCTAGGGGATTGGGACATGAAAATGCCTCAAGGCTCGCAGTCACCTCTGATTGCTGAGCCAGAGTTCCAGCAGACCATCCTCACAGAGGACGACGAGTTCCTCATCATAGGCTGCGACGGGATATGGGACGTCATGACCAGCCAGCAGGCGGTGACCCTGGTCCGGAAGGGGCTCCGACGGCACGATGACCCCGAGAGGTGCGCGAGGGAGCTCGCCATGGAGGCGAAGAGGCTCCAGACCTTCGACAACCTGACGGTGATTGTCATTTGCTTTGCCTCCGAGCTCGGCGGGTGCCTGCGGACTTCGGAGGAGGCGTCATCGAGGAGGATAAGATCTTGCAAGAGCCTGTCTGCTGAGGCCCTTTGCAACCTGAGGAGATTGCTGGAGTCTGATCAGTAG